Proteins encoded in a region of the Pieris rapae chromosome 10, ilPieRapa1.1, whole genome shotgun sequence genome:
- the LOC110994226 gene encoding fibronectin type-III domain-containing protein 3a isoform X2: MCDSHEKLDEKEKAEGPTNGASGPQHFYNPGYTTHYHHVPPHHMQHSPPPPLYQKDERTQRQYSKLKQKLERKQNNRNNGTENNSGASTPSLSPRKELNGRGGGSGGASSGTWSEGEGSSAGASIQGDDDNDTQALLDLLSATRTPQVSDMTPTSALVQWNSPIPEGVTMPNVDLTYDLLLGDRGRYKAIYSGPSLSCRVRDLRPGCEYSVCLQIRAGELIGAASEAAIFRAPPAPPDQLPSARVTQRQRTSLLLRWPTATENGARVTHYILEMDSGEGFVEITRPRTRQHTVNNLRPQTRYRFRIAAVNECGRGEWSEETVVWTAGSPPPAPAPPLLSDPTTTTLKLNWDRRADEEFTLQMDDASRGHGFLPVYSGPDCTYVCEGLRRATDYRFRLRCETADGQGPWSIEVTYTTLPERPGPPGRPAIRGKVHSRAFRLKWEPPGDDGGAKIDTYTLELDGGEGYRCTYQGSEREAHCDRLSPGTSYRARVRCANVAGESEWAVSDVLSTEATIPGACSAPELVTDPRATIASVRWRPPECTGGAPIAEYRVEIAGDDGVVRQAYTGSQVEYTVRDLIPGSQYRLWVTACNAVGVSAPSPALRFETKAAPPDAPEPPVATIQSPTSARLEWIPPASNGAPIIDYQVEMSGINVDDSFTQVYRGTETTYVVESLTPFTPYFFRVCANNAAGRGPWSGMKDVLTPRAPPAAPTGIRHESTADSLHLFWRVPACHGAEILSYRVKVGEEAFESEGSTPEQLVEGLEPNTVYGVRVAALNELGLGEWSEEARAGTRPRPPAPPRLRVAQAAHNHVRLEWPEATEGVQFCVEMRAPDAREFRPVYRGSARSCKVKKLREATTYWFRIRASEERGGRGPWSAAVASTTPSAPPPAPASPTATLTAPKVALVAWEPLDDAEFVLQCARAKDAVYKQIYSGTETQFQLEDLEYSAEYLLRVCAVRNGLTSAWSGATRLAVGAAPVGGRTRRPRPPRNLSPRQVALVMAGGFLLLAVLVAVLVQRLVEPVP; this comes from the exons ATGTGCGATTCGCATGAAAAACTTGATGAAAAGGAAAAAGCTGAG GGTCCCACAAATGGTGCAAGTGGGCCACAGCACTTCTACAATCCGGGGTACACAACGCACTACCATCACGTGCCTCCGCACCACATGCAGCATTCACCACCACCACCATTATACCAGAAAGATGAAAGAACTCAGCGACAGTATTCAAAGTTAAAACAGAAGCTAGAAAGGAAgcaaaataatagaaataatggCACAG aaaataacTCAGGTGCCAGTACGCCGTCACTGTCGCCTCGCAAAGAACTTAACGGACGTGGTGGAGGTAGTGGTGGAGCTTCATCAGGGACATGGTCTGAAGGCGAAGGCTCTTCAGCAGGTGCTTCAATACAGGGTGACGATGACAATGATACACAGGCTTTGCTAGATCTGCTGTCTGCTACAAGAACTCCACAG gtCAGTGATATGACCCCAACAAGTGCTCTTGTGCAATGGAACTCCCCAATACCAGAAGGTGTGACTATGCCCAATGTTGATCTGACATATGATTTACTACTGGGTGACCGTGGTCGGTACAAGGCTATTTATAGTGGACCTTCACTATCGTGCag GGTAAGAGACTTAAGGCCTGGCTGTGAATACTCGGTGTGTCTACAAATCCGCGCCGGCGAACTCATAGGTGCCGCAAGCGAGGCTGCCATTTTCCGCGCGCCCCCTGCACCCCCAGACCAACTGCCCTCCGCCCGCGTCACCCAGAGGCAGCGGACCTCACTACTCCTGCGCTGGCCTACCGCCACCGAAAACGGCGCCCGCGTCACTCACTACATCCTAGAAATGGACTCCGGTGAGGGCTTCGTAGAGATCACGCGACCGCGCACCCGCCAGCACACAGTCAACAACCTCCGGCCGCAGACGCGGTACCGGTTCCGTATCGCGGCCGTGAACGAGTGCGGCCGCGGGGAATGGAGCGAGGAGACCGTCGTGTGGACGGCCGGATCCCCGCCACCCGCGCCCGCCCCCCCTCTCTTGTCCGACCCCACCACCACCACGCTCAAGCTCAACTGGGATCGCCGCGCCGACGAAGAGTTCACGCTGCAGATGGACGACGCGAGCCGAGGACACGGCTTCTTGCCGGTGTACAGCGGACCCGACTGCACTTACGTGTGCGAGGGCCTACGGAGAGCCACGGACTATCGATTTCGATTGCGCTGCGAGACCGCGGACGGCCAAGGCCCTTGGTCAATAGAAGTGACCTACACTACGCTTCCGGAGAGACCCGGCCCTCCCGGCCGACCGGCGATTCGCGGGAAGGTACATTCGCGAGCGTTCAGGCTGAAGTGGGAACCTCCCGGCGACGACGGTGGGGCCAAGATTGACACCTACACGTTGGAGCTCGACGGCGGTGAAGGCTACCGCTGCACTTATCAAGGGTCCGAACGGGAAGCACATTGCGACAGATTATCACCTGGAACGTCGTATCGGGCAAGAGTTCGTTGTGCAAACGTGGCTGGCGAGAGCGAGTGGGCCGTCTCCGACGTTCTCTCGACCGAGGCGACCATTCCCGGGGCGTGTAGCGCTCCAGAACTGGTAACGGATCCCCGTGCCACAATAGCGTCGGTTCGTTGGCGTCCTCCGGAATGTACGGGCGGCGCTCCTATCGCCGAATATCGAGTGGAAATAGCGGGCGACGACGGCGTCGTTCGTCAGGCCTACACTGGCTCACAGGTCGAATACACGGTGAGAGATTTAATACCCGGTTCTCAGTATAGGTTATGGGTGACCGCGTGTAACGCCGTAGGCGTGAGTGCGCCCTCGCCCGCCCTCCGGTTCGAAACGAAAGCGGCTCCTCCCGACGCCCCGGAACCTCCCGTCGCTACGATCCAAAGTCCGACGAGTGCACGACTCGAATGGATTCCGCCCGCTTCTAATGGCGCTCCGATCATCGACTATCAGGTAGAAATGAGCGGAATAAACGTGGACGATTCGTTCACACAAGTGTATCGAGGAACCGAAACGACGTACGTGGTCGAAAGTTTGACTCCGTTCACACCGTACTTTTTCCGCGTGTGCGCGAACAACGCCGCGGGACGCGGGCCGTGGTCCGGTATGAAAGATGTGCTGACTCCGCGTGCCCCACCCGCCGCCCCTACGGGCATCCGACACGAATCGACCGCCGACTCGCTGCATCTGTTTTGGCGAGTGCCCGCATGCCACGGGGCCGAGATCCTATCGTACCGAGTGAAAGTCGGCGAGGAGGCTTTCGAGTCCGAGGGGTCGACGCCGGAACAGCTGGTGGAGGGCCTTGAGCCGAACACCGTGTACGGCGTTCGGGTGGCGGCTCTCAACGAGCTCGGGCTCGGCGAGTGGTCGGAGGAGGCCCGAGCGGGAACACGGCCGCGGCCACCGGCCCCGCCGCGGCTGCGAGTGGCGCAGGCGGCGCACAATCACGTCCGGCTCGAGTGGCCCGAGGCGACGGAGGGAGTTCAGTTTTGCGTCGAGATGCGCGCCCCGGACGCGCGGGAGTTCCGACCCGTTTACCGTGGGTCGGCGCGCTCCTGCAAAGTGAAGAAGCTGCGAGAGGCGACGACGTACTGGTTTCGAATCCGAGCTAGTGAGGAACGCGGCGGTCGGGGTCCATGGTCGGCGGCGGTGGCCTCCACCACGCCCAGCGCTCCGCCTCCAGCACCCGCGTCTCCAACTGCCACTCTCACTGCCCCGAAGGTCGCGCTCGTAGCCTGGGAGCCTCTCGACGATGCCGAGTTCGTGCTACAGTGTGCCCGAGCTAAAGATGCCGTCTACAAACAG ATTTACTCTGGCACGGAGACGCAGTTCCAACTGGAAGATCTGGAATACAGCGCGGAGTATCTGTTGCGCGTCTGCGCCGTGCGTAACGGCCTGACGAGCGCATGGTCCGGTGCAACTCGGCTGGCCGTGGGGGCGGCCCCGGTCGGGGGGCGCACTCGGCGACCGCGGCCTCCGCGCAACTTGTCTCCCCGCCAGGTGGCGCTAGTGATGGCGGGCGGCTTCCTCTTGCTAGCGGTGCTGGTGGCGGTGCTAGTTCAGCGGCTGGTGGAGCCGGTGCCGTGA
- the LOC110994226 gene encoding fibronectin type-III domain-containing protein 3a isoform X1, which yields MVGVGVAEGGSGGAPDGYYGEYYPPEPYYVPPEMCAHPSQHPQHTHMCTMHADYTGMPVVTSAAMMPQLMPPVMDEGMRHYLVHPHQHHHQPHHQPHHQPPHHQAPPLHQPPHPYGPTNGASGPQHFYNPGYTTHYHHVPPHHMQHSPPPPLYQKDERTQRQYSKLKQKLERKQNNRNNGTENNSGASTPSLSPRKELNGRGGGSGGASSGTWSEGEGSSAGASIQGDDDNDTQALLDLLSATRTPQVSDMTPTSALVQWNSPIPEGVTMPNVDLTYDLLLGDRGRYKAIYSGPSLSCRVRDLRPGCEYSVCLQIRAGELIGAASEAAIFRAPPAPPDQLPSARVTQRQRTSLLLRWPTATENGARVTHYILEMDSGEGFVEITRPRTRQHTVNNLRPQTRYRFRIAAVNECGRGEWSEETVVWTAGSPPPAPAPPLLSDPTTTTLKLNWDRRADEEFTLQMDDASRGHGFLPVYSGPDCTYVCEGLRRATDYRFRLRCETADGQGPWSIEVTYTTLPERPGPPGRPAIRGKVHSRAFRLKWEPPGDDGGAKIDTYTLELDGGEGYRCTYQGSEREAHCDRLSPGTSYRARVRCANVAGESEWAVSDVLSTEATIPGACSAPELVTDPRATIASVRWRPPECTGGAPIAEYRVEIAGDDGVVRQAYTGSQVEYTVRDLIPGSQYRLWVTACNAVGVSAPSPALRFETKAAPPDAPEPPVATIQSPTSARLEWIPPASNGAPIIDYQVEMSGINVDDSFTQVYRGTETTYVVESLTPFTPYFFRVCANNAAGRGPWSGMKDVLTPRAPPAAPTGIRHESTADSLHLFWRVPACHGAEILSYRVKVGEEAFESEGSTPEQLVEGLEPNTVYGVRVAALNELGLGEWSEEARAGTRPRPPAPPRLRVAQAAHNHVRLEWPEATEGVQFCVEMRAPDAREFRPVYRGSARSCKVKKLREATTYWFRIRASEERGGRGPWSAAVASTTPSAPPPAPASPTATLTAPKVALVAWEPLDDAEFVLQCARAKDAVYKQIYSGTETQFQLEDLEYSAEYLLRVCAVRNGLTSAWSGATRLAVGAAPVGGRTRRPRPPRNLSPRQVALVMAGGFLLLAVLVAVLVQRLVEPVP from the exons ATGGTGGGCGTGGGAGTGGCCGAGGGCGGCTCGGGCGGCGCCCCCGACGGCTACTACGGCGAGTACTACCCGCCGGAGCCCTATTATGTGCCGCCGGAGATGTGCGCGCACCCGTCGCAGCACCCGCAACACACGCATATGTGCACCATGCACGCTGACTATA CTGGCATGCCGGTGGTAACATCGGCGGCAATGATGCCACAGTTGATGCCGCCAGTAATGGATGAGGGCATGCGGCACTATCTGGTACACCCGCACCAGCATCATCATCAGCCGCATCACCAGCCCCACCACCAACCGCCCCACCATCAGGCCCCGCCGCTTCACCAACCACCCCACCCATAT GGTCCCACAAATGGTGCAAGTGGGCCACAGCACTTCTACAATCCGGGGTACACAACGCACTACCATCACGTGCCTCCGCACCACATGCAGCATTCACCACCACCACCATTATACCAGAAAGATGAAAGAACTCAGCGACAGTATTCAAAGTTAAAACAGAAGCTAGAAAGGAAgcaaaataatagaaataatggCACAG aaaataacTCAGGTGCCAGTACGCCGTCACTGTCGCCTCGCAAAGAACTTAACGGACGTGGTGGAGGTAGTGGTGGAGCTTCATCAGGGACATGGTCTGAAGGCGAAGGCTCTTCAGCAGGTGCTTCAATACAGGGTGACGATGACAATGATACACAGGCTTTGCTAGATCTGCTGTCTGCTACAAGAACTCCACAG gtCAGTGATATGACCCCAACAAGTGCTCTTGTGCAATGGAACTCCCCAATACCAGAAGGTGTGACTATGCCCAATGTTGATCTGACATATGATTTACTACTGGGTGACCGTGGTCGGTACAAGGCTATTTATAGTGGACCTTCACTATCGTGCag GGTAAGAGACTTAAGGCCTGGCTGTGAATACTCGGTGTGTCTACAAATCCGCGCCGGCGAACTCATAGGTGCCGCAAGCGAGGCTGCCATTTTCCGCGCGCCCCCTGCACCCCCAGACCAACTGCCCTCCGCCCGCGTCACCCAGAGGCAGCGGACCTCACTACTCCTGCGCTGGCCTACCGCCACCGAAAACGGCGCCCGCGTCACTCACTACATCCTAGAAATGGACTCCGGTGAGGGCTTCGTAGAGATCACGCGACCGCGCACCCGCCAGCACACAGTCAACAACCTCCGGCCGCAGACGCGGTACCGGTTCCGTATCGCGGCCGTGAACGAGTGCGGCCGCGGGGAATGGAGCGAGGAGACCGTCGTGTGGACGGCCGGATCCCCGCCACCCGCGCCCGCCCCCCCTCTCTTGTCCGACCCCACCACCACCACGCTCAAGCTCAACTGGGATCGCCGCGCCGACGAAGAGTTCACGCTGCAGATGGACGACGCGAGCCGAGGACACGGCTTCTTGCCGGTGTACAGCGGACCCGACTGCACTTACGTGTGCGAGGGCCTACGGAGAGCCACGGACTATCGATTTCGATTGCGCTGCGAGACCGCGGACGGCCAAGGCCCTTGGTCAATAGAAGTGACCTACACTACGCTTCCGGAGAGACCCGGCCCTCCCGGCCGACCGGCGATTCGCGGGAAGGTACATTCGCGAGCGTTCAGGCTGAAGTGGGAACCTCCCGGCGACGACGGTGGGGCCAAGATTGACACCTACACGTTGGAGCTCGACGGCGGTGAAGGCTACCGCTGCACTTATCAAGGGTCCGAACGGGAAGCACATTGCGACAGATTATCACCTGGAACGTCGTATCGGGCAAGAGTTCGTTGTGCAAACGTGGCTGGCGAGAGCGAGTGGGCCGTCTCCGACGTTCTCTCGACCGAGGCGACCATTCCCGGGGCGTGTAGCGCTCCAGAACTGGTAACGGATCCCCGTGCCACAATAGCGTCGGTTCGTTGGCGTCCTCCGGAATGTACGGGCGGCGCTCCTATCGCCGAATATCGAGTGGAAATAGCGGGCGACGACGGCGTCGTTCGTCAGGCCTACACTGGCTCACAGGTCGAATACACGGTGAGAGATTTAATACCCGGTTCTCAGTATAGGTTATGGGTGACCGCGTGTAACGCCGTAGGCGTGAGTGCGCCCTCGCCCGCCCTCCGGTTCGAAACGAAAGCGGCTCCTCCCGACGCCCCGGAACCTCCCGTCGCTACGATCCAAAGTCCGACGAGTGCACGACTCGAATGGATTCCGCCCGCTTCTAATGGCGCTCCGATCATCGACTATCAGGTAGAAATGAGCGGAATAAACGTGGACGATTCGTTCACACAAGTGTATCGAGGAACCGAAACGACGTACGTGGTCGAAAGTTTGACTCCGTTCACACCGTACTTTTTCCGCGTGTGCGCGAACAACGCCGCGGGACGCGGGCCGTGGTCCGGTATGAAAGATGTGCTGACTCCGCGTGCCCCACCCGCCGCCCCTACGGGCATCCGACACGAATCGACCGCCGACTCGCTGCATCTGTTTTGGCGAGTGCCCGCATGCCACGGGGCCGAGATCCTATCGTACCGAGTGAAAGTCGGCGAGGAGGCTTTCGAGTCCGAGGGGTCGACGCCGGAACAGCTGGTGGAGGGCCTTGAGCCGAACACCGTGTACGGCGTTCGGGTGGCGGCTCTCAACGAGCTCGGGCTCGGCGAGTGGTCGGAGGAGGCCCGAGCGGGAACACGGCCGCGGCCACCGGCCCCGCCGCGGCTGCGAGTGGCGCAGGCGGCGCACAATCACGTCCGGCTCGAGTGGCCCGAGGCGACGGAGGGAGTTCAGTTTTGCGTCGAGATGCGCGCCCCGGACGCGCGGGAGTTCCGACCCGTTTACCGTGGGTCGGCGCGCTCCTGCAAAGTGAAGAAGCTGCGAGAGGCGACGACGTACTGGTTTCGAATCCGAGCTAGTGAGGAACGCGGCGGTCGGGGTCCATGGTCGGCGGCGGTGGCCTCCACCACGCCCAGCGCTCCGCCTCCAGCACCCGCGTCTCCAACTGCCACTCTCACTGCCCCGAAGGTCGCGCTCGTAGCCTGGGAGCCTCTCGACGATGCCGAGTTCGTGCTACAGTGTGCCCGAGCTAAAGATGCCGTCTACAAACAG ATTTACTCTGGCACGGAGACGCAGTTCCAACTGGAAGATCTGGAATACAGCGCGGAGTATCTGTTGCGCGTCTGCGCCGTGCGTAACGGCCTGACGAGCGCATGGTCCGGTGCAACTCGGCTGGCCGTGGGGGCGGCCCCGGTCGGGGGGCGCACTCGGCGACCGCGGCCTCCGCGCAACTTGTCTCCCCGCCAGGTGGCGCTAGTGATGGCGGGCGGCTTCCTCTTGCTAGCGGTGCTGGTGGCGGTGCTAGTTCAGCGGCTGGTGGAGCCGGTGCCGTGA